A region from the Streptosporangium sp. NBC_01756 genome encodes:
- a CDS encoding EF-hand domain-containing protein: MSTELLHHKLDRAFAHMDVNGNGKIERDDLLGLGARILIGFGESPTSPTGSRLVHAFESLWQTLSAGIGADGAISPQEFRSAMTSAFVEGDRFDAVLRPVAETIAELCDTDGDGAVRPAGFRVLLTAFGTAHDDVDAAFDRLDRDYDGSIPVGELVEAVRQYYTSADPHAAGNWLFGPL; the protein is encoded by the coding sequence ATGAGCACAGAGCTTCTCCATCACAAACTGGACCGCGCCTTCGCGCATATGGACGTGAACGGCAACGGGAAGATCGAACGCGACGACCTGCTCGGGCTCGGCGCCCGGATCCTGATCGGCTTCGGCGAGTCGCCGACCTCGCCCACCGGCAGCAGGCTCGTCCATGCCTTCGAGTCGCTCTGGCAGACCCTGTCGGCCGGGATCGGCGCCGACGGCGCGATCTCCCCGCAGGAGTTCCGCTCGGCCATGACCTCGGCGTTCGTCGAAGGCGACCGGTTCGACGCGGTGTTGCGGCCGGTGGCGGAGACGATCGCGGAGCTGTGCGACACCGATGGGGACGGGGCCGTCAGACCTGCCGGGTTCCGGGTCTTGCTGACCGCCTTCGGTACGGCGCACGACGACGTGGACGCCGCCTTCGACCGGCTCGACCGGGATTACGACGGGAGCATTCCGGTCGGCGAGCTGGTCGAGGCGGTCCGGCAGTACTACACGAGCGCCGACCCGCACGCGGCCGGCAACTGGCTGTTCGGTCCGCTGTAG
- the glnA gene encoding type I glutamate--ammonia ligase codes for MDRQQEFVLRTLEERDIRFIRLWFTDVLGFLKSVAIAPAELEGAFAEGIGFDGSAIEGFARVYESDMLAKPDPSTFQILPWRSETPGAARMFCDILMPDGSPSHADPRWVLKRTLAKASDMGFSFYTHPEVEFFLLKSRPERGARPEPIDDGGYFDHTPHSSGHDFRRNAIMMLESMGISVEYSHHEGGPGQQEIDLRYADALTTADNIMTFRLVMKEVALEQGIWASFMPKPFTEHPGSGMHTHMSLFEGDRNAFYEPGADYQLSKVGRSFIGGLLRHAAEITAVCNQWVNSYKRLWGGAEAIAGAGGEAPSYVSWGHNNRSALVRVPMYKPHKSGSTRIEFRSLDSACNPYLAFAVILAAGLKGIEEGYEMPPGAEDDVWALTSAERRALGIQPLPQSLDEAIAVMERSELVAETLGEHVFDYFLRNKRSEWNEYRRQVTEFELGRYLPVL; via the coding sequence TTGGACCGCCAGCAGGAGTTCGTTCTCCGCACTCTTGAGGAGCGCGACATCCGGTTCATCCGGCTCTGGTTCACCGACGTGCTCGGGTTCCTCAAATCAGTGGCGATCGCCCCCGCCGAGCTCGAAGGGGCCTTCGCCGAGGGCATCGGCTTCGACGGTTCGGCGATCGAGGGCTTCGCCCGGGTCTACGAGTCGGACATGCTGGCCAAGCCGGACCCGTCGACGTTCCAGATCCTGCCCTGGCGCAGCGAGACGCCGGGCGCGGCCAGGATGTTCTGCGACATCCTCATGCCGGACGGCTCGCCCTCGCACGCCGACCCGCGCTGGGTGCTCAAGCGCACCCTGGCCAAGGCCTCCGACATGGGGTTCAGCTTCTACACCCACCCCGAGGTCGAGTTCTTCCTGCTGAAGAGCCGGCCCGAGCGCGGCGCGCGTCCCGAGCCGATCGACGACGGCGGCTACTTCGACCACACCCCGCACAGCTCCGGCCACGACTTCCGGCGCAACGCGATCATGATGCTCGAGTCGATGGGCATCTCGGTGGAGTACAGCCACCACGAGGGCGGCCCCGGCCAGCAGGAGATCGACCTGCGCTACGCCGACGCGCTGACCACCGCCGACAACATCATGACCTTCCGCCTGGTGATGAAGGAGGTCGCGCTGGAGCAGGGCATCTGGGCGAGCTTCATGCCCAAGCCCTTCACCGAGCATCCCGGCTCCGGCATGCACACCCACATGTCGCTGTTCGAGGGTGACCGCAACGCCTTCTACGAGCCCGGTGCGGACTACCAGCTCTCCAAGGTCGGCCGCTCCTTCATCGGCGGGCTGCTCCGGCACGCCGCCGAGATCACCGCGGTCTGTAACCAGTGGGTGAATTCTTACAAACGCCTGTGGGGCGGAGCCGAGGCGATCGCCGGAGCCGGCGGCGAGGCCCCCAGCTACGTCTCCTGGGGACACAACAACCGCTCGGCCCTGGTCCGGGTGCCGATGTACAAGCCGCACAAGAGCGGCTCCACCCGCATCGAGTTCCGCTCGCTCGACTCGGCCTGCAACCCCTACCTCGCCTTCGCGGTGATCCTGGCCGCGGGCCTGAAGGGCATCGAGGAGGGCTATGAGATGCCCCCCGGCGCCGAGGACGACGTCTGGGCGCTGACCTCGGCCGAGCGCCGTGCGCTGGGCATCCAGCCGCTGCCCCAGTCGCTGGACGAGGCCATCGCGGTCATGGAGCGCAGCGAACTGGTCGCCGAGACCCTCGGGGAGCACGTCTTCGACTACTTCCTGCGCAACAAGCGGAGCGAGTGGAACGAATACCGCCGCCAGGTCACCGAATTCGAGCTCGGCCGGTATCTTCCTGTGCTGTAG
- a CDS encoding terpene synthase family protein has protein sequence MRTEHDRPPNGATPHISFSERLAAMTVPCPAHPSTYQIEAAVIDWSREAGLGAAPGVGAHLLAGRVFARYGTGPATLFARWLTWASHLRESPSAFAGVIAVAAGGEPGAPLERAFADLWRTPTPGAGDGWRERFLTGLAAQHAALLDTRTPPVGDYPALGRAGFGSYLFDLVEPCTGVEVPAPVRESAPWRAVAEASGDVAAWCHDLVAGSGYLTSASVSLGLHGAAAERWVIDRVTARMEELWTAARTVPPVLERHGLGFTASREVTQVVCAFLTIPRAYLEWLLESSRYRHLR, from the coding sequence ATGCGCACCGAACACGACCGACCACCGAACGGGGCAACGCCGCACATCTCGTTCAGCGAACGGCTGGCGGCGATGACGGTCCCGTGCCCGGCCCACCCGTCGACCTACCAGATCGAGGCCGCGGTCATCGACTGGTCACGCGAGGCCGGCCTGGGCGCCGCCCCCGGGGTGGGCGCCCACCTGCTGGCCGGACGGGTGTTCGCCCGGTACGGCACGGGCCCGGCCACCCTGTTCGCGCGCTGGCTGACCTGGGCGTCCCATCTCCGGGAGAGCCCCTCGGCGTTCGCCGGGGTGATCGCCGTGGCCGCGGGCGGCGAACCGGGGGCGCCACTGGAGCGTGCCTTCGCCGACCTGTGGCGGACCCCCACGCCCGGGGCGGGCGACGGGTGGCGCGAGCGCTTCCTGACCGGGCTGGCCGCACAGCACGCCGCGCTGCTCGACACCCGGACCCCGCCGGTCGGGGACTACCCGGCCCTGGGTCGGGCCGGGTTCGGGTCCTATCTGTTCGACCTGGTGGAGCCCTGCACGGGGGTGGAGGTGCCCGCACCGGTCCGGGAGAGCGCCCCGTGGCGGGCGGTCGCCGAGGCGAGCGGCGACGTGGCCGCCTGGTGTCACGACCTGGTGGCCGGGAGCGGCTACCTGACCTCGGCCTCGGTCTCGCTGGGCCTGCACGGCGCGGCGGCCGAGCGGTGGGTGATCGACCGCGTGACGGCCCGGATGGAGGAGCTGTGGACCGCCGCCCGCACGGTTCCCCCGGTCCTGGAACGGCACGGCCTCGGGTTCACCGCCTCCCGCGAGGTGACACAGGTCGTCTGTGCTTTCTTGACCATTCCCAGGGCTTACCTGGAGTGGCTCTTGGAATCATCCCGCTATCGTCACTTGCGGTAA